CGTTTCCGGGTTTAACGCAATGAACGACATCGATCTCCTGAATGAGAGGCTGACGGAGCTCAGGTCCACGCTCAAGGTGAGACCGGCCGCGGCCACCGTCATGTACGAGGATGCAGGATTCCACTCGCCACGGCTGCAAACGAGCGTTCGCGAACACATCGCGCCGATGGTGGATGTGTACAGCATGAACGAGGATGAACTGCAAACACACCTCGGACGCACTGTCGACCTGCTCAACGTCGATTCAGTGGCGCACGCGCTCGACGACGCGCGCGCACTCATCCCGGGTCCTACACTCGTCATCCACACCCGACACTGGGCGCTGGCATCCGGCCACGGTGCCGCGAGGTTAGCGCCTGGACTTCGCGGAGGTATATCCGCCGCCACCGCGCGGTATGTGTACGGTGACCGCGTCACTGCGGCTCGAGTCGCAGCGATCACGCAGATTAATCCGCCAGTCGCTCACCAGCGGTTCGCGGAGTCCATAACCCGCGCCGGGAGCGAGCCGATCACTAGCGTTCCCGCATACTCGATCTCCGTCGAGCACCCGACCACAATCGGACTAGGCGATTGCTTCGTCGGGGGCTTCCTGGCCGCACTCGCCGCCTCTCCAAACGAAGGGCACAACCCCGCATGAGCGGAGATTTGTCTCCCGTTGCACTCTCACCGAATCGCCCAGCACCGCGACCGTATCGCGGAGGCGCGGGAATCGAACGCTTCCGTCGTCTTCCGGAGACCGAAAACGAATGGGCTCCTGAGGACTTCCTCTCGCCCACGGTCACCACATTCGGCTCCTGAATGAGGGGCCGACCGTAATCGAAGGCGTTGCGCTCCGGGACCGGATTGCGTCCGACCCACTGGGTTACCTGGGCGCTGCGCACGTTGCTGCATTCGGAACCGACCCGCGGTTACTGTGCAAGTTACTGCACACCGGCGAGAGACTCTTCGTGCATGTCCATCCCGACGGCGACTTCGCTCGTCGCGAGCTTCATCTTCCGAACGGGAAGACCGAGGCGTGGATTGTCCTCGACGTTGATGAAGGCGCAGAGGGCGCTGCCTGGCTCGGCTTCCGGGAGAACGTAGAAGAGTCGACTCTGGCCGATTGGTACGACTCGCAGGACAGCCGTGCAATGCTCGCGGCCATGAATCGAGCATCGCTCCGCGCTGGGGACGTCCTCTTCGTACCCGCCGGGACTCCACATTCAATTGCTGCGGATTCGCTCATTCTCGAATTGCAGGAGCCAGCAGATCTCTCCGTCATCCTCGAATACGCACCATTCGAGCGCCTCGAACGGGAAGATTCGGTGCTCGATCTCGAAGTGACCACGGCGTCCAGAGCGGTGAATCGTGCCGCTCTCCGCGCGGAAGACCTCGCTGCATACGTGGGACGGATACCGAGTGACGGAACAGGCGATCTCCTACCACCGCAGGCACGCCCATTCCTCCAAGCCGAGTGGATCGTAGTGAGGCCTATGGCCGATCTGCGGTTGGCTTCCCAGTTCTCAGTGATCGTCGTCACGTCTGGGTTAGGCGAACTCGAATGGGACCGCGGCGTACTCCCGATCTGCGCGGGAGACACCGTACTCGTACCGTTCGAGGTCGGAAACACACGTCTTTCGGGCGACTTGTCCCTCGTGCGCTGCAAGCCGCCGGCCCGCATGCGTAGTGCTGAGTACCGACCCGGCGACCCATTGCGCAACGGCCTTATTCCGAACGGCACGTCGCGAAACTAGATTTTGTCGGTTGAGCATTCTGGGACCGGGCGGAAGAGGAGAGTTCGGCACGTGCGGTGGGGAAGGCATCCGCGGAGCTGGGTGTGGAAGATCGGACGGACGTGCTCGAGATCTTCGCTCACGTGTAGCCGTGCTGCGTGATCTTGGCGGTCAAGGTCGTGACGGCTCGACGCTGGTCGAGGTGCCGGCGCACATCGACCGTCGGAACAAGAGAATGATTGTCTTCCAGGTGATGCAAGCTCGTGAGTCCACCCGCCGACGCGTCGAGCTGCTGCTGGCAGAAAGGAACCGATGATGAGCGAGAAGGAGTCGCAACGAGCGACGCTGCCGGTCGACGGCGAGTTCTGGACAGCCTGGGCCGAGCGCGCCGAGTCCGACGACTTCAACACCCCGGCCAGCGCCCATGCCTTCGAAGGCGACGCTGCTGAAGAGGAGATCGGCGGGCTGCTTGACGAGGTTTTCAGCGATGGCGAGCTGGCTTCGATCGGCCGGGGCCGGCCAGCACTGAATCGCCCGGCCGGCAGCGGTGAGTCACCCAAGCGGCAGGTGCGACTGTCGCGTGAGCTAGACGCGGCGCTGACGGCTGCGGCCGTTGAAGACCGGCGACGGCCAAGCACGATCATCCGTGACGCGCTGAGCGAGTACTTGGCCAAGAAGGCATCCTGAGCATGGGGTTCTGGGAGGGCGAACGCCACGAGCTTGCCGGTCCAGTGATCTGACGCCGGCTGGCGGTCGAGGGTGTCATGCGGGTGCTGGGGAAGGCATCCGCAGAGCTTGATCTGAAAGATCGGGCCGGCATCCAGTGGTTGCTTTTTGGGGTCGTCGTGTATTTGCCCGAAGTTTGCGGTGCAGCCGATTCGTGAGGATGCGTTGTTGACCGGTCATTTGGAGTCGACGAATGATGCGTGTGCGGTTGCGAAGATCGCGGGGATCATGCAGGTGCAGGCGGTGCGGCGGCAGTATGGGTTGCCGTGGATTTCGGCGATGCTGACGAATTTGTATGGTCCGGGGGTTAACTTCTCCAGGGTGG
The Rathayibacter sp. SW19 DNA segment above includes these coding regions:
- a CDS encoding ADP-dependent glucokinase/phosphofructokinase, which translates into the protein MTPSGPGRVVLGLGGTIDYEIRWDELLLQQLAFEHRMRREECDSTLPIIDERSLIAVILGFARERHGGERFVQSPEIIEEFAARHDKIITLGGTCVRAALIMRTLGMRSTVHLVSVDDEFRQLYPPDCDYISSATHDGMYPHLIVQLPERGCIKLIDGDIPIEGPNRLIFVNDPPHVQMGLSSDLEESVRTAQLVLVSGFNAMNDIDLLNERLTELRSTLKVRPAAATVMYEDAGFHSPRLQTSVREHIAPMVDVYSMNEDELQTHLGRTVDLLNVDSVAHALDDARALIPGPTLVIHTRHWALASGHGAARLAPGLRGGISAATARYVYGDRVTAARVAAITQINPPVAHQRFAESITRAGSEPITSVPAYSISVEHPTTIGLGDCFVGGFLAALAASPNEGHNPA
- a CDS encoding CopG family transcriptional regulator — translated: MMSEKESQRATLPVDGEFWTAWAERAESDDFNTPASAHAFEGDAAEEEIGGLLDEVFSDGELASIGRGRPALNRPAGSGESPKRQVRLSRELDAALTAAAVEDRRRPSTIIRDALSEYLAKKAS